The Triticum aestivum cultivar Chinese Spring chromosome 6D, IWGSC CS RefSeq v2.1, whole genome shotgun sequence genomic sequence CGTGTAGGCTTTAGGAGTACCTGTAAGGACACTGCTGTTTGCAGATTAAATACTTGGTAAGCTATGCTTGAGAGATGCCTCTTGTGTGTGGATAATGCAAGAAAGATTTTCAGGTGCAAGAAAAGAAAGATCTTGCGAACTGGTATATCTTTAAGAGTTAtttaatgcaaacaaatgcaactAAACTTCTTTGCCACCAGTAGAAATCCCAGTGTAGCCATCGCTCCATAAGTGATTCTTTTTAGAGAAAAATTAATTTGTATACCTGGTTATAGGAAATCAAAAAATAGAAAGAATAGTAGAGTTCATACAGCGAAACTGTGGAGACCTGCATTCATATAAAACTGAAGACCACACTTAGGAATCACCACAAAGACTTTAAATGTGCAACCGAAGCAACATAACTGAGTAAAATATTTCCAGACTTGCAGTAAACATCTGAGATACACTATTACAGTATGTATGTCTATTGCTACTGATTCTTATAAGATGTGGTTGTTTTGACTTTGAACTGTGTGTGCAGGGTGATGTTTATCCTGTGGAACCTTATGAGAGCTTGTCCATGAACCAAGTACTTGATGCCCATTGGGGTGTTCTTGATGATGAAGATgtaagttcaaagaattccagttTTGCAAAAGAAACATCATTTGTTTTTTAATTAAAATGACCTATAGTCTGCATGCACTGTTTATTCAAAGCTGGATCTAATTCTATTTTGACTGCAGTGTGTTCTCATTTTGCATCTTCATTTATTTTGCAAACGTCAAATATAAGCGAAGGCCTCTGTAGCTTTAAGCATCACAGTGCTTAATCGACATGATAATATGTGCTGTAGTAATGGTGCAGCTTCTAAGCTAATGATGACTTTGTTTGGTACAGTCAAACGGGCTTCGCTCACATACTCTCTCCATCCTTGTGAATGATTGTCCTGGTGTCCTCAACATTATAACAGGGGTCTTTGCTCGCAGGGGGTACAGTATACAGGTTTGTCAAAACTTCTGTTTATTTTTGTTGTGTATGGGCCAGGCTTGTTATCAATGAGACCGTACTACTGCCCAGAGCCTTGCTGTTGGCCCAGCTGAAAAGGAAGGCATTTCACGTATTACAACAGTTGTTCCTGGAACTGATGAATCCATTGAGAAGTTAGTTCAGCAGCTTTACAAGCTTATCGATGTACATAAGGTAAATGACATGCAATTTGTTAGATCAATCATTTGTGCTAGCAAATACTTTGGGCTAATGCAAAACATGTGACCATTCCAGGTTGATGATTTGACTGACTTACCTTTTGCCGAAAGAGAACTGATGGTTATCAAAGTATCTGGAAACACTGCTGCTCGGAGGGAGATACTAGATATTGGTAATATCTTCCGGGCAGAATGTGTGGATCTTTCTGATCACACAGTTACGCTACAGGTGAGCTTCTTTCATAGTTAGGTATCTGTCTGTCTGATGTTTTTTCTAACACACCATGCCCTGATTTGCTCTTTTATGGGAACAGTGATTTGGTAGTAAAtattttgggtttcatctccataagagtggctgagttttcacgttggctcgccaagcctatcacaaccctcctcctttacccgggcttgggaccggctatgctgAGACAACATAGACGGAGTTGTTGTTGTAGTGATTTGGTAGTAAACTAGTAACAGGATGAATTGTTGGCATAAAAAGATTGAATGTTTGACATGACTGCAACTATTATTCTGCTTTATGTAAGGCTATTTAATCACTGACAAAAACTCTTGCATAATTATACCTTCTGATACTTTGTAGCTCACTGGGGATCTTGACAAGATGGTTGCACTACAAAGACTGTTGGAGCCTTATGGCATATGTGAGGTATGTCGATTGTTTTCACCTCTTAGTTGTTGATTTCTTGTGAGTGGGAACAAGTAGTTCTAGATGAGCTTTTCAGTATTTTTCTTCCGTTTTGCTGCCCTATTGATGATGTGAAATAATGTGAATTTCATTCTTGTAAGTCGATTGTTATGTGATGGAATCTAAGTTTGCAAGTAATTTCTGTCCACGTATTTGAGCACGCATTCTTACCATGATAAATGCTTGGTATTGTTTGTCAACATACTCAGCAGTCAATTGGAGTTTATCAAAATAATTAATGGAAAACATTTCTACTAGATGTTAAGTTTTGTCTGCAGCCTGTGATGAGGATTTCAGGGTACAATTGTAGGTCCCTGGAACAACTTCGAGGCGATTCTGTGTCAGTTAGAGAAAGAAGGACAGTAGTGCATTCTATAAAGATAAACAATGGAAGCATCTCTAGATGTTAAGACTAGTTTGCTGTCTGTGCTGAGGATTCAGGGCATGGCAGGACTTTTTTTTTTTGGCACAGAGTCATTTTCAATCATCTGGACATGCATTTATACCTGCAATATGATGTGCTAATGTTGTTCCTATGCTCCCTGGAACTATAAATCTTATGTTCCACATGTAACAGAATGATGTATTTGTGTTCAACCACTTTTTATTTCTTGAAAACTAACCGGATGCTTTCCTCTCTGTGGTGTTCCACACATGGCAGGTTGCGAGAACAGGCCGGGCGGCACTAATCCGTGAATCCAGGGTGGACTCCAAGTACCTCCGCGGCTACTCTCTTCCACTGTAATAAGAAGTCATGTGCAACGACGACCCAAGAAGGGTCACTTGGTTTTGGTTGAGCTGAGCAGAATGTGTAGGCAGCTCAGCTTTTTGTGCGGCTGTGGTCTTGTTTAGGATGACTTGTTTCCTCTGTGGTAATGTGTTGACTTGTCGAATAAATTGCTCTTGGTAGATGCAAGTCGAGGTTTGCCCATGTATTGCACCGACAAGCAGAATAAGTACATGCCTCCTTTTCTTGCTTTGCTTGTAATCTGTAACTGTCAGTTGGAACCATCTGCTAAAATGCACTCTTCAAGCGTTTGTGGTGTATCGCGTACTGAGTGAATAAGGGCGGTGATCTACCTTGTTGATGCCGGTTCGGGAGTAAGAAGACCGTCGCCCGCTAGGAACTTCAATGTGATTTTTTAAATTTTCCAGAGCCTGTTTGTACTGCGTGTTCGGCCGGGTAGCCACGAGCAAAGAGGTTATTCACATGGAGCTCGACATGTTGGCTTTGCTCCGGTACGAGCTCGACTGTCGCACGGCCTACACCTTCGTGGACCACTTCGCCAGGTACAGCAAAGGAGAACAAGACTTGGGAGGTTCGGCGGTTGGCGCGTTACCTCGCCCAGACAGCGCCTCCTCGACTACGGATGCCTGCCGTCGGCTATCGCAGCGTCGGCCTTCTTCCTCGCCAGGCTGACCCTCTCTCTACCCGACGGCCAGCCAAGCGCCGCAGTGGAACAAAGATTACGAGGAGCTGACTGGGTACAAGCACATGGACCTTTTTGACGAAAAGCAAATCAGCAGCATTtcattgatgaagaagaagacatTACAAAGCTCAAGATGAGCACACATCCAGACCTCATCGCTGGGATTCGATTTCTGCCTTGTACAGGATAAACCCAGATTCGATTGTCTATCCTTCAGTATACtgatgatacgatcatctttatggagcatgacttggccaaagcgagaaatatgaagctagtgttatgcttatttgaacaattgaccggttaaagattaactttcataaaagcgaattgttctgctttgatagagccaatgacgaacaagaggcatataggcaattgtttgggtccgaattggggactttaccttttacgtacttaggtataccaatccaccatcgtaagctgacaaacagagaatgaaagtgcatcgaggaccgttttgaaaagaaactgagttgctggaagggcaagctcatgtcatacggaggccgattaattctgattaactcggttctcacgagtatgcctatgtttcttttgtcATTCTTCGAAGTCCCAATTGGAGTTaagaaaagactggacttctatcgatcacgatttttctggcagagcgatgaattaaaaagaaaataccgactcgccaaatggatatcatctgtcgaccgaaagaccaagggggtcttggtattgagaatcttgaggtcaagaacaaatgtcttctcagcaagtggctgtggaagttATTGATTGAGACTGATGCCACTTGGGCGCATATCCTCCGTAACAAGTATCTTCACTCCAAAACTTTGACACAGGTGACAGCAAGGCCGACTGACTCACCTTTTTGAAAAGGGCTTATGAAAGTCAAATTAAccttgtttaataggacaaagtttattattGGCAACGGTGCTAGTACgtgattctgggaggatacttggctcggagagACCCCCCTTGCCATTCAATACCCGTctctgtatcgtattgttcaacgacgtgaggcgTTCGTTGCAACGGTACTTCAATCcaacccccttaatattcagttcagaaggACGCTTGTTGGCAATcattgggaagaatggctccatttaataagtagactgatggaggttcagctatctCAACAACCCGATAAAttacgctggaagcttactaggtctggagagtttACTGTTAAATCAATGCATGTTGATGTTATCAATTCAAGCtcgattcctagttccaaacatgtttgggctgtcaaagttcctttgaaaatcaaagtgtttatgtgatttgtccataaacaagtaatattaaccaaggacaatttggcaaagcgtaattggacaggacctactaggtgtagtttccgTGATCGGGATGAAACCATCAAACAActttttcttgattgcccgttAGCCAAAGTCCTATGGCGGACAGTCCATATTgcatttaatattactccaccgagttctgtcaacacgttatttggaacgtaGCTTAACGGGATAGAGCCCGAAACAGCGAGACATATTCGCGTAGGAGTttgtgctttattgtgggcagtctggaactgcagaaatgaattgatttttaacagaacaacaaatattcattttttgcaggttattttctgagccactgcgttgatccgtatgtagtcgctactcactccgacggaggccagggagcgtttggttactggatctatccgctgagagatggtagcacgggatatcttcaaccggtttggatggtggTCATGTAATATGATAGACAATTAGTTTACCTGTCTctcttatgccagccggttgtggctttttatGGCCAGTTTGTTTTTGGCCCTTTTGGCTCTTTGTGAGCTCTCTTTTATTTTCGTTCTGAGACtctaagaccttgttgaacctatttATTTTTTAATAAGTTGgttgtatgcatcgttctgatgcagaggccggggagtccccctttttgaaaaaaacaaaaaaaggataaACCCAGATCCTCGTTTCCTGATCTTGCCATTGCAGTACCTATATAGCTTGCGCTGAGCTGCCTGTAGGAGAACAGTAGAGAGAATTAGAGAACAAACTTTAGGGGGTGTGCAACCGTTGTTTATCCCTGCTGTGTGGAAACTTGTTGTGCCACCCAAAATACATGTCTTCCTCGCAAAGTAATGACTAGAGATAACCTTAGAAAGAGGCACATCATTAAGCCTCTAGACTGTGCATATTGTGCAGAGAATGAAACCAACTTCCACTTATTCTTTGAGTGTATAGTAGCCAGGAGTATATGGTCCTTTCTTGGTGAATTCTTCCAAACACGGATAGGCACAGATTTTGAATCTGTTGCACGTTTCTAGGTTTCTAACAAGAAAAACTCTGCATTAAATACCATTAGTTTTGTTGTCCTGTGGTGTTTGTGGAAATATAGGAACTCTATAATTTTTAACAATACCATTTGGACTTCTATTACCCAGATTTGGGGCTTGATTATCAGAATGCTCAAATTCTGGGTTGTCCTATCTCCGGAAGCAGGGAAAGCAAAGCTGGAGGAATTCCTGAGCTCTCTGACAAGCTTCGTTCGGCAACCCCTGCGGATCCTGAGTGGCTGACAATGAGGAAGAATGAGGTCGATTCTCGCTGGAGTAAGCTGAGAATCTCGGGGGAGGACAACGGCTTCCAATCCTGGGCCAAGAAAAGAGACTCGATGGACAAGGACGCCACAAGCAGCCCGGTGTCAACTCTCATGCCTTGCTGGTTGCCGCAAGCTACCTTGGCGCCGCCCTTCAAGTTCAGGAGATCTGGAGCCCCGGTCATGATGTGATGGAGCTTTCAAAAGATGCGTGTTGCTGTGTTTTACTCGCTGCCTTTTGTCCCACCCCCTCCTGACGCTTGTGTCGTACAAAAAAGGGTTTTAGTTTTCTCTGTAAGTTCGTTTGGACCTAGTAAATTTGCTGAACCCCACATGTTGGGTGTGGGTTCCCTCTTTTAGGTTTGTAATGGAAACGCTGAATACTGTATGTGATTTCATTCTGGCAATGGAATCAGGGAGAgacctccctgttcttctaaaaaagaGCACTTGGATCTTGCCTTCCAATTGACATTCATATGCATGTGCATTTGGAGTTCCTGCGATGCAAAAGGAACTAagttttgccatgcttgcttgGTCTGAGTTGCGAGTTGCAACATGAATACATGCAGCGTAAATCTCAAGATTCACATTTGTACTGTTCTTTCAATGTGATTTACAACAATCAATATATACGCCTTTTCCCTAACTCGTATGTGTTTTCAACTAATTAAGGTTACACATGACTcatcaaaaagaaataaaaacaataTAATGATAAGGCTGCGTGTCTATTCAGTGTGCTCTCCTCTATACATGTCATTTTTAAAAATTTATTGATAATTTCATAACGATCGCATTGTTTTTCACCTTTTGCAACATGATTCCGTCAAGTTGCATAAGTGCATCTTGAGGCTGAACCATCCACAATAAGAGAGGACTTCTTGCTTGCATTACAATAGAGTGGTCGATCCATTTTCATAGTCTGATTGCTTGGGGGCCATTGATCTACGAGTGAAGAAGGGAGATATGGACAGATCTCGGAATAGCTTTATTGTTtgtgagatactccctccgtctcaaaataagtgtctcaactctagtacaactttgtactgaaactagtacaaagttgagacacttattttaggacggatcTCGTGGAATAACGAAATTCTTCTATTACTCACATTTGAAGAACCCATTTTTTTAAATAGATTTTTTTAGGGAATTAAAAAAATAGATTTTAGAAAATAGATGAGAACCCAAAAATTTGTAAGCCATGTGGTTGGATATGGTGGCGAATGGAGGGGGAAAGGCCCACCCACAGCCCACAGGAACATGAGACGCGTAGCTAGGCCCACGATGACCCGCCAGACAGCGGAAGGGAAGGCAACAGGaggatatttctttctctcaaaaaaagaaaggaaaaaagggcAACGGGAGGATCGAGAAGGGGCGAGGGTGGTTGTTTGGACGGAGTTGGGGACTTGGGGGATCGATCGATCGGAGGAGGGGCGGCGGGATGACGCGGGGGAAGCAGAAGATCGACGCGCAGCGGAAGAGCGCGGAGAAGAACCAAAAGTCCAAGGGGTCGCAGCTCGAGGCCCGCGCCGTCGGCCTCAAGGTCGTCTGCCCAATCTGCAAGGTCAGCGCAcgcgctctcttcttcctcttcctaatCCCTACTATCTCGGCACGGATCTGAAGCCTCAGTCAGGGTCTCCATCCGCATCCGATCCCGTGCGCGCTGTCCTGTTCCCCTTTTGGGCTAGTAGTAATTCTGGGGCAGAGTAGATGATGGCGAGTAGCCGATCTGAATCCTGCAACCAGCATGATAAGATCATACGAATCAAGTTAGAAAACCGGATATACTCCTGCTAGCTTTACATGGATACATGTTCGTTCCTCGTGATTGATGCAGTGTCAACTTATGTACTGTATATAACATTACCTATATATGTGTGTGCAGGCGCAACTGGCCAACGAGAAGCAGTTGATTGATCACTATGGATCGAAGCATCCCAAGGAGAAACCTCCAGGTCCATCAAATGCAGAGTGACTGATGCGAAGCGGAAGCATGAGCTATACTTTGACTGTTTCTGAGGGTGTTCAATCTGCTCCACACTTGGACGACTTGAGCCTCAGCTTTACCCTATGTAATGCATGCATTTCCTCTTGTTCCAGGCAAGAACCTTGATGATGAGCATGTATTTGCCTTCTGTGAGCATCTTGTCGAACTGTCAGCATACCTTCAAACTGTATGTGGTGCAATCTTTGGATAAGAGAATGCTAAACTCTCAATTATGGCATTCTCCTGTTGCGCGATTTGCTGTCTAAAGAGCCGAAAAATGAATGTTTTCCTCGTTCACGTGTTTGTGTGTGGTATATACAGCAGCTGGAAAATGAATTGTTCTGGTTATTCGAAACAAAAAGCATGTCCTGAAGGGAAGTGATGACATACAAACTTTTTTTTGGGTGGTGACATACAAAAGATAAAAAAGCACCACAGAAACAGGAATGATGTGTTACATCCCAAATCAGGGTACTACCATAATTGATATGGGTTTTCAAATTCTAAACAAGACTTCAAAGTACGGTAAATTGCTCCATTTTTTGGTTCCACGCATTTGAGGCAATTGTATTGATTTGCTGTGTCCCTGGAGCTGCATCATGCCGAGAATCATCCAAATCATAGACGGTCTCCGGGGTGCTTCACTATGATTGACACCAGCATGTAAACATACGAGAAATGTAAGCAGTAAAACAGTCGGTACAGATTACAAAGGAAGCCGCTGTAACTTATTCCATGCAACGACCTGATGGGATGATTTGTTCTTGTAAAGTTTGCTCGCGGCCTTGCCCACCTCCCTTCTGCGCCTTGATATGCTTTGTGATGGTCTCAGCAACACAAGCTACAgtactgtttttttttttgaaacggattttcattgattaagaagaagagagatGCCTGGTTAATTagaggaaaaccgggcgaaaaccaagATTACAAACCCCACATGGGGCATTCGTGGACGACTTGGCCACAAACGCCAAACAGTCGACCAAAGCGTCGATGACAGGACAGCTCCGATTTTGCTGACGAGTTTCACAGGAGAAAGTTGCAAGATTCGCATCGACCTAGTCCAACGCAACATCCGGAGAGCACCGTCCACTGAAAACCGCCCTCATGGAGTCATCATTGCCGCAGTGGCCCTGCCGCCCGCAGCTCCGACTTCTCTGTCACAGCCAGAAATCAGCATAGGCACATCCATTGGCGCACCGGACCTTCGACATCAGAAGGACAAGCCGCGACCCAGCTCTGCTCGCCACCATCGtcgtcaccacacacatcacaacacCACACCCACCTCGCATCATCGGTTGGCCACCTGCCAACGTGATGCCGTGTATGTCCAGCCCAAGGGAAGCGTGGAGAAGGATCATCGGTCTTCAAAGCAACGCCCCAAAGGGGGAAACGCCGCGGGGGCGACGTCGTTGCCCAACCCAGATGGGTCTAGGCTTTCGCCCAAAGAACCAGATCCGAGAATGAAGCGTGTCGAAGAAACTCCAcgacggcgccttcaagaagggaaacgACGCCCGTAGGTGCCGCCACCGCCGGCCGGCAAGAGCCGGGCAAACTTTCGCTCGGAGTAGACTTGACAGCACATCCCCACGCCACCGACGACAAAGCGCTGCCGGCCCGCACCGCCACTGGCCCACACACCTCCTGTGGGATGACGGCGTCACCACCACGCAGGAGCCACCCACCTCTCTGCCAACAAAGCGCTAGCGAGCCAGACCCAGCCGCAGGCCAGATCAGGCAACCCGCCACAGCCACACTGCCGCAGAACAGACCAAAGACCAGAACGCCGAGCACCAGGACCAAGAAGGGGGGCTGCCACCCCGCCCAAACACGTCGGAGAGGACAAGCTGAGAGGGAGGGCTGCCACCCCATCCCGAACTCGCCGGAACGAGCTGCCGAGCCAAACCCGCGCAA encodes the following:
- the LOC123144780 gene encoding zinc finger protein 706; this encodes MTRGKQKIDAQRKSAEKNQKSKGSQLEARAVGLKVVCPICKAQLANEKQLIDHYGSKHPKEKPPGPSNAE